From Hermetia illucens chromosome 6, iHerIll2.2.curated.20191125, whole genome shotgun sequence, one genomic window encodes:
- the LOC119659782 gene encoding trafficking protein particle complex subunit 10 gives MNNKPILTYAGAEQLFRSLESHIVSAIPLDTYEWRRPYGRPIKNVRLDAKFQQFSTEPLEKYRKGEWSIQEHPVLHIFITECNDIETYKTVIRDEIDTWLKTLQLYNIDDWMILLVETIDVRKTKNLIPRTTVLDKIRLDFASKSGDRCISVLNPAKFEQRSTESFRCLVQRIKHLMLVSYNKNIIKYEELIRAQREKRNHDGWSFLKYFLLQEELALILENLGLYTEALVQYDELDAMFSQFVTNSVFGEKHKWLETFRQQTASFPGISLKKKNKFKARDDIISGTITLIDFRNYLFERQCILLEQCDRTAEIGERLLPFLFSTLRELEVMKIEAPVGALSCWEFVCALEVLDICDRAMETKEVSCFQHCAPIWNLAKDKLYELGKLCGLLPGFTPTSEQLHTVVQLSAGIGDEPETEEMFVETQPQIEKKSHSPNRKPKKSSTQKLKDALGANEAFQKLYLELCELAISTYKHVSRLRSARLVGLDLGNFYCALNEPNKAVVFFTDLLRELKSENWNHLASQTLLELASCYRKMDDLLAYTKTCSTISCCLEMEILVRTFYFDEFLKSLKALKDHLTIDAGSNLNLALLEDHFKILGVKLLNEKLIIQDDFVVVQLKLDSYFPREVYAEKILLSFDMNSNVNEFTVNASLNESPILPISLHLDYKQDNTLACASVACETVKSKQPVRRTSSTRRKLSPTVRTDFTNSVCIECGVAIHPGVNVFELRCKAVRVGIWRFKQLSIHIDRIEFLSDRIPLKMDPFEITTKPASAVLSFKNLIAGIEQPVQLIVSGGSFIFPPDAKIVLKCSKHLKVRLRDASDDSLESQINIPLVAFKSFEERTIELDVLSELPGRSADKKIEHKVTLLCPWSRNEIEIPLHFLPALTTSCRLHTCGTQKFLHVCLKGLDGHLSLIEPKMTCEAVGVSLIDLNSKSPQQIEIYKNLTVSYLWELQVEPLKTETELPVIKVNFSAKYTNFDKPGVFRSFACSFDVTDYTTLFRIQAHIEPSELCRVGSVCSLHLKISKVHDNPFSDLMYEVLADQNMWAVCGRSAGVISMLDVECHSISLDVLPLSAGFLPLPNVRLSKYISSKSKTESRPKPLPFPPGQIYNSTKSIQIHVLAGANAEQ, from the exons atgaacaataagcCTATTCTAACAT ACGCTGGTGCCGAACAGCTTTTTCGCTCTCTCGAGTCGCACATCGTGTCTGCAATCCCATTAGATACTTACGAGTGGCGACGTCCTTACGGCAGACCAATCAAAAATGTGCGTCTTGATGCAAagttccaacagttttctaCTGAaccgcttgaaaagtacaggaaagGTGAATGGAGCATTCAGGAGCACCCCGTGTTACATATTTTCATCACAGAATGCAAT GACATTGAAACCTATAAGACTGTCATACGTGATGAAATTGATACATGGCTGAAAACGCTTCAACTATACAACATCGACGATTGGATGATTCTTCTTGTTGAAACGATAGACGTTCGAAAAACGAAAAATCTCATTCCACGTACTACAGTTCTCGACAAGATCCGATTAGATTTCGCTTCGAAAAGCGGAGATCGATGCATTTCAGTTCTGAATCCAGCGAAATTCGAGCAACGATCAACTGAGTCATTCCGATGCCTAGTGCAGCGCATCAaacatttgatgttggttagttATAATAAAAACATAATCAAATATGAGGAATTGATACGAGCGCAACGCGAGAAACGTAACCACGATGGCTGGAGCTTCTTAAAGTATTTTTTACTGCAGGAAGAACTCGCTTTGATTCTTGAGAATTTGGGGCTTTACACAGAGGCTCTAGTTCAATATGATGAGCTTGACGCGATGTTTTCACAATTTGTTACAAATTCTGTGTTTGGCGAGAAACATAAGTGGTTGGAGACGTTCCGACAACAAACAGCATCGTTTCCGGGAATTtctctgaagaaaaagaacaaatttAAGGCAAGAGACGATATAATCTCAGGAACTAttaccctcatagactttcgCAACTACTTATTCGAACGCCAATGCATTTTGCTTGAGCAATGCGATCGTACAGCAGAAATAGGTGAACGATTGCTACCATTTTTGTTTTCTACGCTTCGAGAATTGGAGGTAATGAAAATTGAGGCGCCTGTTGGAGCTTTGAGCTGTTGGGAGTTTGTGTGCGCATTAGAAGTTCTCGATATTTGTGATCGGGCAATGGAGACTAAGGAGGTATCTTGCTTCCAACATTGCGCTCCCATTTGGAACTTGGCGAAGGATAAATTGTATGAATTGGGGAAATTGTGTGGTCTTCTGCCAGGCTTCACCCCTACATCTGAGCAACTCCACACGGTAGTGCAACTCTCTGCAGGAATTGGTGATGAACCAGAAACCGAGGAGATGTTTGTCGAAACGCAACCACAAATTGAGAAGAAATCACATTCACCGAATCGTAAACCCAAAAAGAGTTCaacacaaaaattaaaagatgcTTTAGGAGCAAACGAGGCATTTCAGAAACTTTATCTTGAACTATGCGAACTGGCAATTAGCACATATAAACACGTATCCCGGCTTCGTTCGGCTCGTCTGGTTGGTCTCGATCTGGGGAATTTCTACTGTGCCCTGAATGAGCCCAACAAAGCTGTAGTTTTCTTCACGGATCTTCTCCGGGAACTGAAGTCAGAGAACTGGAATCATTTGGCCAGTCAAACACTTTTGGAGTTAGCAAGTTGTTACAGGAAAATGGATGACTTGTTGGCGTATACAAAAACTTGTAGTACGATTTCATGTTGTTTGGAAATGGAGATTTTGGTACGAACATTCTATTTCGATGAGTTTTTGAAGTCTTTGAAAGCTTTGAAGGACCATTTGACTATTGATGCTGGCTCGAATTTGAATTTGGCGCTTCTGGAGGATCATTTTAAAATACTTGGCGTGAAACTTCTGAATGAAAAGCTGATAATACaa gatgaCTTTGTTGTTGTTCAACTCAAACTTGATAGTTACTTTCCCCGAGAAGTTTATGCTGAAAAAATATTACTTTCATTCGATATGAATTCGAATGTAAACGAGTTTACAGTGAACGCGAGTCTGAATGAATCACCGATCCTGCCGATCAGTTTGCATTTGGATTACAAACAGGACAACACTTTGGCTTGCGCATCGGTTGCATGCGAAACTGTGAAAAGCAAGCAGCCTGTACGCAGAACAAGTAGCACAAGAAGGAAACTCTCACCAACAGTTCGAACTGATTTCACGAATAGTGTTTGCATCGAATGCGGGGTAGCAATACACCCGGGAGTAAATGTGTTTGAGTTACGTTGCAAGGCTGTTCGCGTTGGGATTTGGAGATTCAAACAACTCTCCATTCACATCGACAGGATTGAGTTTCTTTCAGATAGAATTCCACTGAAGATGGATCCTTTTGAAATTACTACAAAGCCAGCTTCCGCCGTGTTGAGTTTCAAGAATCTTATTGCTGGGATTGAACAGCCGGTACAGCTAATAGTTAGTGGTGGAAGCTTTATATTTCCTCCTGATGCAAAAATCGTTTTGAAATGTTCGAAACATCTTAAAGTTCGATTACGTGATGCTTCGGACGATTCACTCGAGAGTCAAATCAATATTCCTTTGGTTGCCTTCAAGTCATTTGAGGAAAGGACGATTGAATTGGATGTGCTATCCGAATTGCCTGGTCGAAGCGCTGATAAGAAAATTGAGCACAAAGTTACGTTACTTTGTCCATGGTCaagaaatgaaattgaaatccCACTGCATTTTCTCCCTGCATTGACTACGTCTTGTCGACTTCATACCTGCGGCACTCAGAAGTTCTTGCATGTGTGCTTGAAAGGATTGGATGGACATCTTTCTTTGATAGAGCCAAAAATGACTTGTGAAGCTGTGGGTGTCAGTTTAATCGATCTAAATTCAAAATCACCACAACAAATT GAAATCTACAAAAATTTAACAGTCTCGTACCTGTGGGAGCTCCAAGTGGAACCCTTAAAAACGGAGACTGAGTTGCCTGTGATCAAAGTTAATTTTTCAGCGAAATACACTAATTTCGACAAGCCGGGGGTGTTTCGTAGTTTTGCATGTTCATTTGATGTAACTGACTATACGACTCTATTCCGGATCCAAGCCCACATAGAACCGTCGGAGCTTTGTCGTGTTGGATCTGTTTGCAGTTTACACTTGAAAATCAGTAAGGTTCATGATAATCCGTTCTCAGACTTGATGTATGAAGTATTGGCGGATCAGAACATGTGGGCCGTTTGTGGAAGGTCGGCAG GTGTAATATCAATGCTGGATGTTGAATGCCATTCGATATCTTTAGATGTTTTACCTCTAAGTGCTGGATTTCTACCCTTGCCGAATGTTCGATTGTCGAAATACATTTCCAGCAAGAGTAAAACGGAATCGCGACCCAAGCCATTACCTTTTCCGCCCGGACAAATTTATAACTCTACAAAGAGCATACAAATTCACGTGTTGGCCGGCGCGAATGCTGAACAATAG
- the LOC119660244 gene encoding zinc finger protein 32-like, with amino-acid sequence MAKSSGTCPKCYVCDQAVLDEGTDIFTNCTENTKTPINELLEQFVSHSLVRSARKNLCCADCLSRINDYDLACYTAHQVQKELTDLLSATEAKYCKKGDLASDGEVDEELDDDAQIEELHNSFADIIEEEVKEEFEEPPEAIKKEAESEKVDKFQMFDDETDEYELHFFSATDILPENEVYESDDNADEFVYKVYTNSIEDMDEELELEDKPKPDDQFPVIRQAPNYCLQCERNFETKELLREHRRTIHKKPPKQHTCDICGMTYKMRNALRIHSLMHTGVSPFQCDVCGKKFTQKGALKRHMPIHTGECRYQCEKCGKQFIHYSSFHMHNLAHDDIRKKKCEVCGLLLRSNSHLKRHLQVHTGAKPHKCPKCDKTFAQRYNMMTHLRSHQGLPRKRKHTCTVCERTFTKEVSLQEHLATGVCRTDDGNILELYQHISAES; translated from the exons ATGGCCAAATCGTCGGGGACCTGCCCGAAATGTTATGTTTGTGACCAAGCAGTGCTTGACGAAGGCACCGACATATTTACAAATTGCACAGAAAACACCAAAACGCCAATCAACGAGCTCCTAGAACAGTTTGTGAGCCACAGTTTAGTGCGAAGTGCCAGGAAAAATCTCTGCTGTGCGGATTGTTTGAGTCGAATAAACGATTATGATTTGGCCTGTTATACAGCGCATCAAGTGCAGAAGGAACTCACTGATTTACTGAGTGCGACGGAGGCGAAATATTGTAAGAAAGGCGATTTGGCATCAGATGGAGAGGTTGACGAGGAGTTGGATGACGATGCTCAAATTGAAGAGCTTCATAACTCCTTTGCAGACATAATTGAGGAAGAAGTGAAGGAGGAGTTCGAGGAACCGCCGGAAGCTATCAAGAAAGAAGCGGAAAGTGAAAAGGTGGATAAATTCCAAATGTTCGATGACG AAACCGATGAGTACGAACTCCATTTCTTCTCTGCTACCGACATATTACCCGAAAATGAAGTCTACGAAAGCGATGACAACGCCGACGAATTTGTATACAAAGTTTACACAAATTCCATTGAAGACATGGACGAAGAACTGGAACTGGAAGATAAACCAAAGCCAGACGATCAATTCCCCGTTATTAGGCAGGCACCAAACTATTGTTTGCAATGCGAGCGGAACTTTGAAACGAAGGAACTTCTCCGCGAACATCGACGTACAATCCATAAAAAGCCACCCAAACAACACACCTGTGACATTTGTGGCATGACTTATAAAATGCGAAATGCTCTGCGCATTCATTCCCTCATGCACACTGGAGTTAGCCCGTTCCAGTGCGACGTTTGCGGAAAAAAGTTCACTCAAAAAGGCGCACTTAAACGCCACATGCCCATCCACACGGGCGAATGTCGCTATCAATGTGAAAAATGCGGCAAGCAATTCATCCACTACTCATCGTTCCACATGCATAATCTGGCGCACGATGATATCCGGAAGAAGAAATGCGAGGTTTGTGGCCTTCTACTACGCTCGAACTCACATTTGAAGCGGCACCTACAAGTTCACACAGGCGCAAAGCCCCACAAATGTCCGAAATGCGATAAGACGTTCGCGCAGCGATACAATATGATGACCCATCTTCGTTCACACCAGGGGCTACCACGAAAACGGAAGCACACATGCACTGTATGCGAGAGGACTTTTACGAAGGAGGTTTCGTTGCAGGAGCACCTCGCCACGGGCGTGTGTCGGACGGATGATGGAAATATATTGGAATTGTATCAGCACATCTCAGCTGAATCTTAG
- the LOC119659998 gene encoding 60S ribosomal protein L32, with protein sequence MTIRPAYRPKIVKKRTKRFIRHQSDRYAKLAPNWRKPKGIDNRVRRRFKGQYLMPNIGYGSNKRTRHMLPTGFKKFRVNNVRELEVLMMQNRIYCAEIAHGVSSKKRKEIVERAKQLSIRVTNPNGRLRSQENE encoded by the exons ATGACGATTCGCCCAGCATACCGACCAAAAATTGTGAAGAAGCGCACAAAGCGTTTCATTCGCCATCAATCAGACCGATATGCTAAATTGGCA CCAAACTGGAGGAAGCCAAAAGGTATTGACAACCGTGTACGTCGCCGCTTCAAGGGACAGTActtgatgccaaatattggttaTGGATCGAACAAACGTACTCGCCATATGCTCCCCACTGGCTTCAAGAAGTTCCGAGTCAACAACGTTCGCGAATTGGAGGTCTTGATGATGCAAAATCGCATCTACTGCGCTGAGATCGCACATGGAGTTTCGTCGAAGAAGCGcaaggaaattgtagaacgcGCCAAGCAACTGTCAATCAGAGTGACAAATCCAAATGGTCGCCTGCGATCACAGGAGAATGAATAA